In Mangrovivirga cuniculi, the following proteins share a genomic window:
- a CDS encoding DUF3291 domain-containing protein, with the protein MKATITSIKLKKPWHFFVLSKMALRIFKQLKTTKCKQYKSTGFWTLHYTMTLWEEESDMKEFAKSGAHLEAMKRSSNIASEIHTITINAKNLPTWKEAKLLLGKGKVLRY; encoded by the coding sequence ATGAAAGCAACTATTACATCTATCAAATTGAAAAAGCCATGGCATTTCTTTGTTCTTTCTAAAATGGCCTTGAGAATATTTAAACAATTAAAAACCACAAAATGCAAACAATATAAAAGCACAGGATTCTGGACGCTTCACTATACTATGACATTGTGGGAAGAAGAAAGCGATATGAAAGAATTCGCAAAAAGCGGGGCACATCTGGAAGCCATGAAAAGGAGCAGTAATATCGCCAGCGAAATTCATACTATTACCATCAATGCTAAAAATTTACCTACCTGGAAAGAAGCCAAATTACTTTTGGGAAAAGGTAAGGTTTTAAGATATTAA
- the trhA gene encoding PAQR family membrane homeostasis protein TrhA produces the protein MVKLKPLKKTEEILNSLSHGITAAAAVGGMIVLIIFGARSDVKWSLFSALFYGLSLVLLYLFSSFYHGLRHKKAKYVFKILDHCGIYLLIAGTYTPVLLICIGGTTGWIYFAILWSMALIGIILKIFFAGKYKTISTLMYAVMGWIIIFDIDIVKASLPAPAFWLLAAGGFAYTFGIIFYMLDKRLKYGHFIWHLFVMMGSIFHFIMMVKYVFI, from the coding sequence TTGGTAAAACTAAAACCTTTAAAAAAAACTGAAGAGATATTAAATTCTCTTTCACATGGTATCACAGCAGCTGCAGCAGTTGGCGGTATGATTGTTCTGATAATTTTTGGCGCCAGGAGTGATGTGAAATGGAGCTTATTCAGCGCCTTGTTTTACGGATTAAGTTTAGTTCTGTTATATCTGTTTTCGTCATTTTATCATGGATTAAGACATAAAAAAGCCAAGTATGTTTTTAAAATCCTTGATCACTGTGGTATTTATTTATTAATCGCAGGAACCTACACTCCGGTATTGTTAATCTGTATAGGGGGAACCACAGGATGGATATATTTTGCCATTTTATGGAGCATGGCGCTGATCGGGATTATTCTAAAAATATTTTTTGCCGGAAAATATAAAACTATCTCTACTTTGATGTATGCAGTTATGGGCTGGATCATCATTTTCGATATTGATATCGTGAAAGCCTCCTTACCGGCCCCGGCATTTTGGTTATTGGCAGCAGGTGGTTTTGCCTATACTTTTGGCATAATCTTTTATATGCTAGACAAACGATTAAAATACGGTCATTTTATATGGCACCTTTTTGTGATGATGGGTAGTATATTCCATTTTATTATGATGGTAAAGTACGTATTTATCTAA
- a CDS encoding endonuclease/exonuclease/phosphatase family protein: protein MKKLNKIFYWILFSLAIILTIGSILSIIINIDIPFLKVLDFARIQFFLAALFGLLIYMLINKSRKKYDSIMLVCFVITLTIQLFYLIHYTPIVSKEVPDATIEHVEEDRISMVLMNVKMKNRKAQPVVDQVRKIEPDLFLAMEVDQWWDNQLKVIEKEYPHSKKVINDLTYGMCLYSKFPFKEINVHYFENENVPSFESVITLDNGKDILLFTIHPVPPIHFEHLPDNEGQREVAMKKLGEKIENTDTPTIVAGDINDVVWSYTDGLTGTNDKLMDVRIGRGFYNSFNAHNFLTRWPLDHVFVTKEFKLNKIERLPKTTSDHFGIFVELVL, encoded by the coding sequence ATGAAAAAACTTAATAAGATTTTTTACTGGATACTCTTTAGTTTAGCCATTATTCTAACTATAGGCTCTATACTTTCCATTATAATAAATATTGATATCCCCTTTTTAAAAGTCCTTGATTTTGCTCGAATACAGTTTTTTCTTGCTGCTTTATTTGGACTGCTAATCTATATGCTTATCAATAAGTCAAGAAAAAAGTATGACAGCATAATGTTGGTTTGTTTCGTGATCACTTTAACAATCCAATTATTCTATTTAATTCATTATACCCCAATTGTATCTAAGGAAGTTCCTGATGCAACAATAGAACACGTTGAAGAGGATAGAATCAGCATGGTGTTGATGAATGTAAAAATGAAAAACAGAAAAGCTCAACCTGTTGTCGACCAGGTTAGAAAAATTGAACCTGACCTTTTCCTTGCAATGGAGGTAGATCAATGGTGGGACAATCAACTTAAAGTTATTGAAAAAGAATATCCTCATTCGAAGAAAGTAATAAATGACTTAACATATGGCATGTGTCTATACAGTAAATTCCCATTTAAAGAAATTAATGTCCACTACTTCGAAAATGAAAATGTCCCGTCATTTGAAAGCGTTATCACTCTCGATAATGGAAAAGATATTTTATTATTCACAATACATCCTGTCCCTCCTATTCATTTCGAACACCTTCCTGATAATGAAGGCCAAAGAGAAGTAGCGATGAAAAAGTTAGGAGAAAAAATTGAAAACACAGACACACCAACAATTGTTGCAGGAGATATCAATGATGTTGTTTGGTCATATACGGATGGTCTTACAGGCACCAATGATAAATTGATGGATGTCCGAATAGGCAGAGGCTTTTACAATAGTTTTAATGCACATAATTTTCTCACCAGATGGCCATTAGATCATGTCTTTGTAACAAAAGAATTTAAACTTAACAAAATCGAAAGATTACCTAAAACTACGTCGGACCACTTTGGTATTTTTGTTGAATTGGTTCTTTAA